The Oryctolagus cuniculus chromosome 12, mOryCun1.1, whole genome shotgun sequence genomic interval GGCTATGGCTCCAGGTTTTTCACTACAAGGGACACTCCCAAGCTTGGAAACATCTGCTCTAGACGCTCAtaccagcagcagcagggagcctgtCAGAAAGGCAGCTGCACAGGCCTCAGCCCAACCTCTCGCTTCAATCTCTGGAGCTGAGATCAAGGAACCTGTGTCGAACAAGCGCTTCCAGGTGAGCCCTGGCTCACTAGAAGCTGACAAGCACTGCAAAGCATGAGACTTGTAGAGGGACTCGAACATTCTCGCATATTCCTTCCCAGTGACCGATCTGTGCAAAGAAAACAGCCTCCCAGCAGTGTTACCTGATTCTGAAGCAGCATGGCGAGTGGTCGCTCCGAGGAGCCGGGTGGTAGCAACAGAAGTCCCTGAAGTCCTCGGAGGAGTTCATGGAAGGTTAAGTGACTGATACATTTGCCCAGAGGTTTGAATAGCATGTGTAGGGCCTGCAAGAAGGTCAGTAAGCACCTCTCCCCAAGTCCACTACAGCTTCACCTCCTCCTACCCTGCCTCCGTCCCCTTCCCTCAATAACCCGCCTTTGGCAGCGTCTCGGTCAGGTTCCTTGCCAGGGCCTATCACTGAGGACTATCCCAGAATCCCGCAGCACCCACTTGTCCTACAGTGCCCTCCTGGGAAGAGCAGataagggattctggcactgtagtgcTGGGTTAAGCAGCtacttgcaacaccaacatctcttatcagactgctggttcaagtcccagcttctccgattctgatccagctccctgctaatgctcctggaaaagcagggagaagattgtccaagtgctcaggcccctgtcacctatgtggtaGCCCAGGATGGATctgcagcttctggctttggcctggcctgttgcagtcattttgggagtggaccagcagatagaagctctttcCCTTTagcgctctgcctttcaaatattaaacaaaaatagGTATGGGGCTCAGTGCTCACCAGGGAGCCCTTATCTTCTCTCAGCCACAGCACACGTGTGTCACACAACCTTGTCTGTTCATTGTACCTGAAAGTGATCCTCTGTTCTTACAGTAGCTTGTCCTGTATCTTCCTTACCTGAGGGCTGCCCCCTCACTGCCCAGCATGGCTGCTCGTCTTTCTGGGCAGTGGGGAATGAAGGGGAGGCAACATTCCTAACCCATCCAGGAGGCCATCCTCTTGACCCAGTGCCACGGTACCTGGTCAGTCACATCCCTCCGGACCAGGATGGGCAGGTGGCGGGTGATAGCCAGAAGAAGGCTGACAGCCCGATCCTGGGGCAGGAAGGGCAGCAGCCGGGCCACCAGGGCTTTCCCCTTCCTCACGGAGAGCACCTGCAGGAtgctatctgctgcctccctgcgaGGGAGAGAGCAGAGCGTTTTCTGCACGCAAAGAGGGCTGCCTTCCAGGAAGGGGATgcggggaggcaggaggagcaaAGCCAATGTCTTCGCTGATCCTCCCATACTCACTCCAGGTTGTTCTGCTCCTGGGTCTTTAGCGCCTGGAAGAGCTTCTCGACCTGGTTGCTGTGCTGCTCAGAGTGGCAGGGCTGTGAGGACCCATCCTTCCGGCCCTCCTCGATCTCCAGTAACTGCAGGAACATCTTGGAATTTGCAGATGGGAAAAGGGGGAAGAGAGCTGCATGTGCACAATATCTCTTTCTTCAGGGTAACTCAAGAACTCACTCCCAAGGAGCTGACATCTCACCTTCTCAATCCGGTGCAATAGGCGAAGCCTTTGACTGCTTGCAGCTCCAGTATCCTGGGAGAAAATAGCTCCTTGTCCATCAGTCATGTCACAGCATTGGCCAAGGCCTCAAGCTAGTTAGGAATCAAGCTGGAAAGGCTAGACAAAGCCCCATCTCACAGCTTCCTCGCTTTAAGGTCATAGTCTGAACTCAAACGTGACAGTGttttgaggagagagaaaaacagaacccTAGGGAGGTAATGCCCCTACCTGCTCTTGAGTTCCATGGGGTACAGCATCAATAGCTCGGCGAGGGCTAAAACACGTCGACACAGCTACTTGGCCCAGAGAACCCTCAATTCGAACCACTGCATGAAAGGGGTCAGAAGAGGCACGTTCTGCCCCCCTTCCCACCCTCTGCACTCAGCTGTCTATCCCAGGCCAGCAGCTCAGCCCAGGTCCTACCTGACTCATAAACCTCTGCCTTCTGTATGTAAGGCGTTTCCAGCTTGAGCGACTCAACCCTGTTCCTCTGTCCAAGTAGCTCTTCGTCTGCCTGCTTCTTCTCTAGTTTCCGATAATATTCCTGGGAGTTCATAAAATGGGAAAACTTCATGTTCATCTTCTGAACTTGGGAGTCTAAGATTCTCAAGTACAAACTCTTAAAATATCCTTGCCTACAGCACATTTCAGAAATTACCCTATCACCTTGGACCCTCTTACCAGTTATCCTTAAGGGCCTGAAACTCCATGTCACCTGCCTTGGGATTCTCAAACCAGATAATTCAAGAGCCGACAACCACCACCAGATATAACAGGCTCGAGAGTGAAGCACTAAGTTGTCCCACTTTCTGCAACCTTCCTACATTGGCTGtgtctgtgtacacacacagtacacacctATACTCTATTTTAACCCTCATGCTCCCACCTGTGCTTTCTCAAACCTGTTCTCATGACACCAAGGCTATCAGCAGCTTTAGGCACAGAAGTagttctaataaataaatccacTTCTGTGGATTTATTCGGGAGTTCTAACATCCTTTTAAAACAAGTTGAGAGAAATCCTGAACTAATACAGCCACTGACTACAGGTCAAGACTTGAATGCAATGCCTTCATTTAGAAGCCATGTCAAGCAGGCCACAGCGTGAAAGCTATTTCACGTCCAGTGATCCTGGCAGaagtgcgggggtgggggagtgcgGCAGCATTTTGAGGTGTTGTGGAAACAACGAAATTAGTGTTTCCACAGGTggggatattagcagggagctcatgAGAATGAATCACAGCCTGGACAAAACCAAAACCTGTAGCCCAAGACTTGCTCCATAAATAAAGGAGTAGGAAGCTGAGGGAAAAAGTCAAAATGTGTGCCAGCACTTGCTCAAATTGATTCTCACTATGTATAAAATCTTCATCATCAGATTATAAAAGTCAAAGGGAAGGGCTGAGTtctggcatagtgagttaagctgctgctccaAAGCCTGTATCccatgagtaccagtttgagtcccagatgctccatctctgatccagccccctgctaatgcacctgggacgggagaggaaggtggcctaagaacttggatccctgccacccatatgagacacctggagttccaggctcctggcttcactgcagccatctggagagtgacccagcaggtggaagatctttatctttcCCTGTCACTGCATGcttcaaacacataaaatttgTCTTTTCCTAAAGTCAAAggtcaacaaatattttaacacaCTTCTAGGATCTACCAAAGTGTACAATTGTGACAAAGTCCCTGTTTCCAGGGTGTATAGGGAAGACTCATTAAAAGGTGGCGATAGAACCTGAGCATGTTTATGGAGTTTGGCGCAACCCCACCTGGCTGATGGGTCTAATAGAAGGGCTCAAGTTTGGGATGCCGACTAGAACCACGGCATCTGTGGTGATCGTCTCAGCCACCTGGCACACAGCTGCTCTGAGttggggagaggcggggagagggccTGTGGGGGCAGAGCTTGGCATCTCGGGCTCACCTGGTAGTAATAGTCATCCAGGCGGGGGTTCTCAGTCTGCAGCTGAACCATCTGCACTTTTATCACCCAGTCCTTCTCTTTTCGGGTCATGAGGTTAGCATAGGGGTCTGGCTGCTGAGACCAGGGCTTCTTTGCTGGGGGACTTGAAGCAGGAGCAATGTCCCTTTAGGCTCTCCCACTCCCCCCTCAACTTCCCTGGAGTACAGAGTAGGCGGTGGAGCTCTGGGAAGGATGGGAGCGTGCAGAGGTGGGTGGAGGtcccagggcccccccccccccgccgactGTACAGGGGTTGGAGGGAACAGCCAGCATGCCGACGGCTCCTCTCAAACCTGCTCCCTCCTCCAGGCTTCACCTTGGTGTTCGACTCTGCTGCTGCTCCAAGATGCGTCGGTGCTGAGGGTGGAGCTGGGTCAGATGACTGTGAAGACTGAAAAATAAGTTGGGGCTGGTGGAAGGAAGTGCTCCACTCCCCTACCTCTTTGCCTGGGGAAGCTCCAGTGGGTATCTAAGGAATACTCACACCTGTGCCTATACCACCCCCAAAATCATCATGCAAACACCACAGGTCCAGCCCAGCAGGGCTCACGTTGCCCCTAAGATGTGTTTTCCTGAGGTCTGGCTGCAGGACTCTCGGCCTGGCTACTCAGAGTTCTGAGTCTTAGTGCCTCATGCTATCTGacctcaaatacatttttctctcCTGCAGCTACATTTCCTTATCCACGAGGGAGAAGGACTGGACTGTTCATCTGACTTCTATTACTAAGTAGATTTTTCTGTGGCTACTGGCAGAgggccacccccgcccccagaccTCTCATCTGGAACTCAGTATGCCTTGTGCTAGACCCCGGGACCCCAAACCAGTACCTGGATCTGAGGGGACAAGAGGTCAGCGGGCCGCAGAGGAGAACTGGGTCTGGCGTGGCCAGTCGAGGTCCAAAATGTCGTGCTGACGGGCTGGCACTGGGAAGTGCAGGCTGCAAAGGGATTGGCAACAGGTGACCCAGGGGCAGAGGAGCCGGGAGGTGCGAGAAGAGCCGTCTCCACCAAGAGAAAGCTGCTCTGGCTGCCAAGGCCCAGTTCCTTTGCTGCTTCTGTGTTCTCAGCTGCCTTTCCCTGCAAGAACTTCGCGCAACATTTTGCCAAGACAGCTGTGAGGTTCTCAGACAGTGGTCCTGCTTGTTACCTCCTAGCAAGCATTTCTTCAGTCCCTGACAAGGTCAGCGGCGGGTGCCTCTTCCTACTTCCTGGGAAGCCAGGCCTCTCACTGCCCTCTGAAGTGGTCCCCTCTCAGGCTTGTGTGTCTTCAGCCAATAGGGCAGTGCTCATGTGTTCTCCTGGTCCTGGGGTTCCTCTACCCCAAGCTACGTTCCAACATGCAGTTAATTGAAGGGCACGGCATCTTTCCAGAGCTAAGCACATGCTGTTCATCTGTGAAATATTTTCTAAGGTGGGAGTAGGGCTCTCCATTTTTTTCATGGGGAAAAGTCACTCATCGCCACATTATTTAGTCCACCCATGCCCCTGGCTAGGTGACACCACCTGTCACTTTCTAACCTTCTCTACATGTTGAAATGACACCCACTTTCCATGCTGTCTCCAGAGCAGGGTCAAGGGCAGACTGACCATCAGGGAAACGAGGGACTCGCAGCACGCTCAGCGATGGGTTCCTCCCCAGTGCCCAGATACCCTCTCCGGGAATGGGGGTGGCAGCAGACTCACCTGCCCCATCAAGTGCATGCAGGCAGGTGGCAATCCCAGAACACCAGGGGCCTTAACTCCAGGGTAGCTGGGCAGACCTctctggaaggggagaggagaaaaccCTGGCTTGAGTGGGCCCCTGTGGTAGCTTCTACTTTCACCTGTGTCTGCGAGgattgggggcagggggtgggcagcagggccagccctTTCCACCACCGAGGagaggaagacctggctccttCACAAAGTTAACTGGGCCAGCTTGTCCTTCCCCCTGGAGGAAGCAAGACTAGGGCCTTAGGAGGAGGTTTAGGGAAGGTCTGTGTTGTGACATAGGAGCCCTTGTTTATCCCCACTGGTTGTCAGAACCCAGGGAAGCAGCCTGCACTGCTGAGACACAGGGGCAAGCAAATTAGACCCCTTGACCACTGGGATCAAGGCCCTGCTAGGACCTGTTTTAGGGTGATGGCCCTAGAAACTAAGTAGGAGACCCAAGGACGAGGGGAGGAGTGAGTCCCCAATTTGGGTTTAAACCTGAAACACATGAAACTAAGATCTAAGACAGGTGTGTCGAAGGGGAATGTTCAGCACCAGTGTGTGAGTTGCAGACTGCTCAAGGCACCCTCTCACTCCTTCTGCTGCCCTACCTGCGTGTTATGGGCAGCACGGACTGCAGCCAGATCCTCAGGGTCACTCTCTTCCTTCCCATCCTCCTCTGGACTCCGGGCCAGGTCTGgatcctccacctcctcctctacttcctcttcattctcttcttccagcTGGGAGACAGACACCGGCTCTTCCTCAGGAACCAAGGGTCCACGGGATTGGCCTAGCCCTTGACTTAAGTGTGGGCCTGTGGGGCAGGAAGATGGGAGCTCAGGTGTGCGGAGTCTCAGGCAGAGTGACTGCTACCCAGCAGCACTGTGCACGAGCATTTCCCATgctgcctctgctctgtccccagcctccccagctcaGGGCGCCCCaatccacccccacctcctgctccagCAGGGGGAGCCTGGCAGCCTCAGATGTCTTCATTCTCCACCTGCCCTCTCCCAACCAGTGGCTTTTTCTGTTGCCTTTTAaatcaagttccagctgccccgACCCAGTTTTTGCTGTGTGCTAAGTATTTTACATGTTTCTGGTCACTCAGTAGTCATACGAGGCTGCCAAGGCTGTTGTCGGTTTTACTACATTGGTGAGGAAAAGGAGCTCCGGGAGAGCGAGCTCAGTTGCATGGCGTCAACGGCAAGTCCACGAGCTTGGAATCACACCCAGCGATTCCGAAGGCCCAGGGCCATGGCTACCGCAGACTCGCAGCCCTCTGCACCCCAGGCCTGTTCACGGAGATGCCATGGCCTGATTGGCCATACCTTCAAGGCATTTCATCTTGGCAGGCTGGTGGGCTTCCTCCGTGGCCATGTCCTCCAGGGAGACAGCATTATCAGCCTCTGGAAGGTAAACCTGAGACAGGGAAGACTCAGGGacaccctcctccccactccgTGAGGAGCGCTTGGCATCCTAACACAGGCATGGTCACCTCCCCACCAGGTGGGCAGAGAATTTTTTGGCCCAAAGTCTCAAGGAAGAAAGCATCTGGGCTCTCAGACCATAGCCCTCACCCTCCCAGCTCCAGGGAGCTGTTCAACAGAGGAACAGACCAAGGGGCCAGGACAGAGTCGGAAGGGAAGCACTTTCCACGTGGAAACCAGCAGCCGCCGTGGGTGCAGTGACATCTTGTTGCTGACACCCACCGCCTGACTGCTGCTGTCCTTCCTGCTTGGATGAGCCATGGCTGCCTGGGCCAGCGCCTGCCAGCTGCCCCTGACTTTAagagtctcagctcctcccctGCTCACCGTTAAAGGGCCAGCACCCCCCAGTCACGGAGTCTTGGTAGAAGGATGAGAATGTAATGTAACGATAAAGGAAACCCTTaatgagggaagaggaagaagctgCACTGTTAACCAAGGTTGTGAGTATAGTGTATTGGGACTGATATTTGGCTGCGTATATTTAAAAAGAGGATCCCTCTTGCCCACACCTTTCACAGGAACTCTGTGAGGCTGCATTCCATGTAATCCCCAGGTTTTGCTCCAACATCACTGGACAGGAAATTCCTGGGTGGGTCTTCGAGGAGGCTGTCTTGCCACCAAGTTCTGGGAGCTTCAGGACAGCGCCCTGGCTGCTCCCCCAGCTCCACCTGGTGATGCCTGCCTTGCCCCGTGCTGGGCCACAGGAGCTTCAGTCTGCCACCCAGCTCTCACTGATGAGGAACACTACTGAATTCAACAACTGGATATTCCAGAGTAAAGAACACTTTTGTACGAGATACACAACAATATTGTATTTTCTTGCTGCTGTGACGGAAGCTCAGGaataaaaaatcaacaacaacaaaagcaagtGCTTCACTACTGTTAGTAGGCAAAACCTAAAACCACCTGAGCCTCATCGAACCCCTGAGTGATCCTGGGTCCTGTGTTCAGCTAACACCTGCGTGCCCACATCCTGTGTTCCGCTAACACCTGCGTGACTTTGTGGACCTTCTGAACAGAAACGAAAACTAAGATGATTTCTCTACATCCAAATGCAAGTTAGGGCCATAGACAAGGCCACAATTCCTGGTGCCTCTAAAGGGAAATATTTGTTTCCAAAGTTTTGCTGCAGGCCAGAACTCTATGAGGAAGGGAACAAATTTAAATAGATTGAAAGTTACTGACAAACTTCCAAGATCTGAATTGTTTTTTTAGCCTTGCCGGTAATGTTACTCTGCTGTTTCTCCTAAGAACTTCCTAATAATCAACTTTGGCATCATTAACAAAAAGCCCAAATGGTGAATTTAGTGTTCCAGAAGTGTTTCATTGGGTTTTCGCAGAGGCCAGGCCTCAGGGAGAAACATTGCTGTGAGCAGTCTTTCATTCCGAAGGGACTCCCTGTATCAGCACCGAAGCAGGTGATCCAGGGCTCATTGTTTTAAGATCACAACCTGCGGTGAGTGTTGGGGCACAGAGTTGagcagccacttgggacgcctcagcccatcctggagtgcctggggtcaagtcctgcctctgtttctgatccagcttcttgctaatatgctcgggaggcagcagatgacgacttGAGTACTTcagggtttctgccacccacatgggagtagttcctggctcctggcttcattgcaggctttgggggagtgGACAGTGGATAAAAGGTAGATCttcatctctccttctcactcttgctctgcctttcaaaaaaagtgtttaagtaaataaatttgaaagaaatttgaaaaaacaTCACAGGCCTGCCTGAAGTTTCACTTGGGAGCTACAGCTTTTGTGAAAGTTCTCTACCCTTGGCTGAAGTCTCAGATGTCTACTGATCTCCTAGGTTTTCTAGCTTTCCTGCCATAGTTAGGCAAAGTTTAAGGCAAGATTGTGGCATGCTTGAGGGAC includes:
- the PATL2 gene encoding protein PAT1 homolog 2, whose translation is MAHPSRKDSSSQAVYLPEADNAVSLEDMATEEAHQPAKMKCLEGPHLSQGLGQSRGPLVPEEEPVSVSQLEEENEEEVEEEVEDPDLARSPEEDGKEESDPEDLAAVRAAHNTQRGLPSYPGVKAPGVLGLPPACMHLMGQPALPSASPSARHFGPRLATPDPVLLCGPLTSCPLRSSLHSHLTQLHPQHRRILEQQQSRTPSPPAKKPWSQQPDPYANLMTRKEKDWVIKVQMVQLQTENPRLDDYYYQEYYRKLEKKQADEELLGQRNRVESLKLETPYIQKAEVYESVVRIEGSLGQVAVSTCFSPRRAIDAVPHGTQEQDTGAASSQRLRLLHRIEKMFLQLLEIEEGRKDGSSQPCHSEQHSNQVEKLFQALKTQEQNNLEEAADSILQVLSVRKGKALVARLLPFLPQDRAVSLLLAITRHLPILVRRDVTDQALHMLFKPLGKCISHLTFHELLRGLQGLLLLPPGSSERPLAMLLQNQFGISLLYALLSHGEQLVSLDSTLEEPNSDHTSWTDMVVLIAWEIARMPTASLAEPLAFPSNLLPLFCHHVDKQLVQQLEARMELAWIY